The sequence below is a genomic window from Microbacterium sp. SORGH_AS_0888.
GCAGATCGAGACCACCATCGCGAGCGTCATCATGGCGACGATCGAGAGGACGGGGTTGGAGCCGATCGCCAGGAGCGCATCGCGGGGCACCAGCACCTGCACGGCGCCGGCCAGTCCTGCGCCGATCACGAGGGCGGGCATGACCGCGCGGAACTCGACGATCAGCTGCGCGAGGCTGCGGCGCCAGCGGTCGCCCGGCGCGTCGGTCGCGAAGTCGCAGCTGTCGCGGAACCGGTCCGTCAGCAGCGCGTCGGGCGAGGGGTACCGGCTGTACAGCCAGCCGATGAGGTTCGCCACGATGTAGCCGCCGACGAGCCGCGCCACCAGGATGCCGTCGGAGAAGCCGAAGGCCTGATGGGTCGAGATGATGACGATGGGGTTCACGATCGGCGCCGCGATGAGGAACGTGAGGGTCTCCGGCACCGTGAACCCGCGGAGCAGCAGACCCCGCGCGAACGGCACGTTGCCGCACTCGCACACCGGCACGATCATGCCGAGGAGCGAGATCACCGCGCGTCTGGCCCAGGCGCGGCGCGGCATCCATCGCTCGATCGTCCCGGGCGGGACCCACACCTGCACGAGGATCGAGAGCAGCACTCCCAGCGCAACGAACGGCATCGACTCGACGAGCACGCTCAGCGCGAGGGTGATGCCGTCCTGCAGGCGCGTCGGAACCGAGGCGGGAAGCAGCTGCGGGGCGAGCGCGTCGACGAGGAAGAGCGCGGCGATGGCGGCGACACCGATGCCGAGCGCGATCGCCGGCCCCGAGCCGGGGCTGCGGATCTTCGCCGTCTTCGGGACGTAGGCGCTACGCGTCGTCACGCTCGCGGGCCCGCGCCTTGGCGCACGGCGTGCACAGTCCGAAGATGTCGACGACATGCTCCGCGTCGGTGAAACCGTGTCGGGCGGCCGTGGCGTGAGCCCACTGCTCGACCTCGGACGCCTCGATCTCGACCGTGAGCCCGCAGTTGCGGCAGATCAGGTGGTGGTGGTGGCCGGGCAGCACACAGGCGCGGTAGAGGCTCTCGCCCTCGGGGCTCTGCAGCGAGTCGGCCGCGCCGTCGGCCGCGAGGGTCGAGAGCGCCCGGTAGACGGTCGCGAGCCCGATGCCGGTCTCGGCGTCGCGGAGTCGTGCGTAGAGCGCCTGCGCGCTCACGAACCCCCGAGCCTCGACCAGCTCCTCGCGCACGCGCTCGCGCTGCCAGGTGTTGCGCTGAGCCATGGCGGTGAGTCTACCGCCGCGACTCTGTGCACGGGCCGGGCGTTCCGGTCGTCAGTCGGCGACCGTCACGCGGTCACGACGGGCGCCGATCGCGCGGCAGACGAGGTAGATGAGGAACGAGACCGTGGTGATGTAGGGGCTCACCGGCAGCGTGCCCGCGACCGAGAGCATGATGCCGCCGACCGCCGACACGACGCCGAACAGGGTCGCGAGCAGCGGCACGAGCAACGGCCCCGTGGCCACGCGCATGGCCGCCGCGGCCGGGGTCACCAGCAGCGCCAGCACGAGCAGCGCCCCGATGATGTGCACCGCGACCGCGACGACGAGTCCGAGCAGCAGCATGAAGGCGAAAGAGATCGTCTTCGTCGGCACGCCGCGCGCCGCCGCCGACTGCGGGTCGAGCGAGTCGAAGCGCAGGGGGCGCCAGATCAGCAGCAGCCCGACCAGCACGACGATGCCGATCACGACGAGCACGCCCAGCTGCGCGCCCTGGACCGACACGATCTGGCCCGTCAGCAGGCTGAACCGGTTGGCGCTGCGGCCGTTGTAGAGCGAGAGGAACAGGATGCCCAGGCCCAGGCCGAACGGCATGAGCACGCCGATGATCGAGTTGCGGTCGCGCGCTCGGGCTCCCAGCCATCCGATGAGACCGGCCGCGATCAGCGAGCCGACGATCGAGCCGGTGACGACGTCGAAGCCGAACAGGAGCGCGGCCGCCGCGCCGGCGAAGGAGAGCTCGCTGATGCCGTGCACCGCGAACGCCATGTCGCGCTGCATGACGAACACGCCGATGAGCCCACCGATGATCCCGAGCACGGCACCGGCCCAGACCGAGTTCTGCACGAGCGCGAGGATCTGCCCGTACTGGGCCGCGCCGCCGAAGAGCGCGTTGCCGATGTCCGACCAGTTCATGCGGCCGGCTCCCCATGGGCGTCGTCGTGGTGATGCGTCGACTCCGCCGCATCCGGAGCGCCCACCACGACCAGGCGGTCGCCGGCGCGCAGCACGAACACCGGCGCCCCGTACAGGTCCGTGAGCGTGCGCGAGGTGAGCACCTCGTCCGGCGTGCCCAGCGTGAAGCGGCCGTTCGCGAGATAGAGGATGCGGTCGACCGACGAGAGGACGGGGTTGATGTCGTGCGTCACGAGCAGCACGCCCGCGTTGCGCTCCCGGCGATGACGGTCGATGAGGGAGACCACCGCCTGCTGGTTGGCGAGGTCGAGGCTCGTGAGCGGCTCGTCGCACAGGAGAAGGCGCGGGTCGTCCGCGAGCGCTTGGCCGACCCGGAGGCGCTGCTGCTCGCCGCCCGAGAGGAGCCCCACGGGGCGGTCGGCGAACGCGCGCGCGCCGACCGCGTCGATCAGCTCCTCGACGCGCTCGCGGTCGCCGCGCCGCGGGAGGGGGAAGCCGAAACGGTGTCCGCTGACGCCGAGGGCGACGAGGTCGCGGGCGCGCAGCGCCGCGTACCGAGGGAGCGGACGCTGCTGCGGCACGTAGCCGATGCGCCGGTTGCCGGCGCGGTGCACGGGTTGGCCGAGCGCCTCGATGCTCCCGCTGCTCAGCCGGTCGAGACCGAGGATCGCCCGCAGGAGGGTCGTCTTGCCGGCACCGCTCGGCCCGAGGACCGCGACCAGCTCACCGGGCTCGACGACCAGATCGAGCCCGCTCCACAGATCGCGTCCGCCGCGCGAGAGCGCAGCGGACGCGATCCGGAGGGGGGCGTCGGTGCTCAAGAACCGAGCGCGCTCTTGATCTGAGTGGCCATGTCGGTCATCCAGGATACGTAGGTGTCGCCGTCGGGCAGCAACTCGGAGGCCTTGATGACGGGCACGCCGACCTCGGCGGCCTTGTTCTCGACCTGCGTCGTCTCCGCGCCTGCGGCCTGGGCGTTGACGAACACGATGGAGACGTCCTTGCTGCCGATGAGGTTCAGCGCCTCGAGAAGCGTCGCCGGGGGCACGTCGGTGCCGCTCTCGACGGCCTCGCTGAACTCCTCCGGGGTGTCGTTGACGAGGCCTGCGGCCTCGGCGAGGTACAGCGGCACCGGCTCGGTCACGAACACCTTCGCACCGGTGTGGGCCGTCGCGATCTCGTTGAGGATCGGGGTGACCTTGGCCGAGATGTCGTCCGCGAAGGACTTCGCGTTGGCGGTGAACGTCTCGGCGTCGGCGGGGTCGATCGCGCCGAGCTTCGCGGCGATGTCGTCCGCGACCTTGACCATGGTCTGCGGGTCGTAGAAGA
It includes:
- a CDS encoding permease, coding for MTTRSAYVPKTAKIRSPGSGPAIALGIGVAAIAALFLVDALAPQLLPASVPTRLQDGITLALSVLVESMPFVALGVLLSILVQVWVPPGTIERWMPRRAWARRAVISLLGMIVPVCECGNVPFARGLLLRGFTVPETLTFLIAAPIVNPIVIISTHQAFGFSDGILVARLVGGYIVANLIGWLYSRYPSPDALLTDRFRDSCDFATDAPGDRWRRSLAQLIVEFRAVMPALVIGAGLAGAVQVLVPRDALLAIGSNPVLSIVAMMTLAMVVSICSNVDAFFALSFASTFTAGSIVAFLVTGPLVDVKMIALLRTTFSTRAIAGIVTIVLVFSFALGTVVNLV
- a CDS encoding Fur family transcriptional regulator, yielding MAQRNTWQRERVREELVEARGFVSAQALYARLRDAETGIGLATVYRALSTLAADGAADSLQSPEGESLYRACVLPGHHHHLICRNCGLTVEIEASEVEQWAHATAARHGFTDAEHVVDIFGLCTPCAKARARERDDA
- a CDS encoding metal ABC transporter permease, whose amino-acid sequence is MNWSDIGNALFGGAAQYGQILALVQNSVWAGAVLGIIGGLIGVFVMQRDMAFAVHGISELSFAGAAAALLFGFDVVTGSIVGSLIAAGLIGWLGARARDRNSIIGVLMPFGLGLGILFLSLYNGRSANRFSLLTGQIVSVQGAQLGVLVVIGIVVLVGLLLIWRPLRFDSLDPQSAAARGVPTKTISFAFMLLLGLVVAVAVHIIGALLVLALLVTPAAAAMRVATGPLLVPLLATLFGVVSAVGGIMLSVAGTLPVSPYITTVSFLIYLVCRAIGARRDRVTVAD
- a CDS encoding metal ABC transporter ATP-binding protein, producing MSTDAPLRIASAALSRGGRDLWSGLDLVVEPGELVAVLGPSGAGKTTLLRAILGLDRLSSGSIEALGQPVHRAGNRRIGYVPQQRPLPRYAALRARDLVALGVSGHRFGFPLPRRGDRERVEELIDAVGARAFADRPVGLLSGGEQQRLRVGQALADDPRLLLCDEPLTSLDLANQQAVVSLIDRHRRERNAGVLLVTHDINPVLSSVDRILYLANGRFTLGTPDEVLTSRTLTDLYGAPVFVLRAGDRLVVVGAPDAAESTHHHDDAHGEPAA
- a CDS encoding metal ABC transporter solute-binding protein, Zn/Mn family, with translation MSRFSKLLAVPAVGVAALLALAGCSSASTPASSGSAGGKISVVASTDVYGQIAETVGGDHVDVTSLIASFSQDPHDFEASASDQLTVKNAQLLIANGGGYDPFLDSLVSSTGSTAPLISAVTFSPEWKGTSPSEAVEGFNEHVFYDPQTMVKVADDIAAKLGAIDPADAETFTANAKSFADDISAKVTPILNEIATAHTGAKVFVTEPVPLYLAEAAGLVNDTPEEFSEAVESGTDVPPATLLEALNLIGSKDVSIVFVNAQAAGAETTQVENKAAEVGVPVIKASELLPDGDTYVSWMTDMATQIKSALGS